A window from Chloracidobacterium sp. encodes these proteins:
- the dacB gene encoding D-alanyl-D-alanine carboxypeptidase/D-alanyl-D-alanine-endopeptidase translates to MQQRTVTAAAWLRTACALLAAATLGASLFVVVPSVGAQRPAAVPASSPSASRPDAPPAPKSALQAFAEQLAARPALQGARIGIRIEDAETGAVLADVGGDKRFLPASNMKLLTTAAALDVLGPDFRVRTSVYVPAPDANGVVAGDLILFGRGDPTISARFNPDKNDLRLTPLENLADQVAAAGVKEITGDIVGDESYFRAAPLGDGWGWDDLQWYYGAEVSALSVADNHVTLTVKPTRPGELVQATFTPVTDYVTLRNGATTAASKDADTFGLHRGLADNEIELYGRLPANGGRELGVAVHDPARFAAHLFRDMLRRRGIVVRGGVRRADANLRQRQPLELEKLKEIACIESPPLAVWVRTTNKISSNLFAELLLRHLGKARGSANQDADAAGCEVIADFMRRIGAPVAELKIRDGSGLSRLDNLTPTALTTLLRYMRKHPTWDVFYDSLPIAGKDGTLRNRMKGTRAADNLRAKTGTLDDVSALAGYVVAADGRVLVFSFMSNHLNTAQMAGVTAGDDLGRAMAEYTSAADQ, encoded by the coding sequence ATGCAACAGCGTACGGTGACAGCGGCGGCTTGGCTCAGGACGGCCTGTGCGCTTCTGGCGGCGGCGACGCTCGGCGCTAGCCTTTTCGTCGTTGTTCCTTCAGTCGGCGCACAGCGTCCGGCGGCTGTTCCCGCCTCGTCGCCGTCCGCGTCAAGACCAGACGCGCCGCCGGCGCCGAAGTCGGCGCTGCAAGCTTTTGCGGAACAGTTGGCGGCGCGTCCAGCCCTGCAGGGCGCGCGCATTGGGATTCGGATTGAAGACGCCGAAACCGGCGCAGTGTTGGCTGATGTCGGCGGCGACAAGCGATTTCTGCCAGCGTCAAATATGAAACTGCTGACGACGGCGGCGGCGCTAGACGTGCTGGGGCCGGATTTTCGCGTCCGCACCTCGGTGTATGTCCCCGCACCGGACGCCAATGGCGTCGTCGCCGGCGATTTGATCCTCTTCGGGCGCGGCGACCCGACGATTTCCGCCCGCTTCAATCCCGACAAGAATGACCTACGCCTGACGCCGTTAGAGAACTTGGCTGACCAGGTGGCGGCGGCGGGCGTCAAGGAAATTACCGGCGATATTGTCGGCGATGAAAGCTACTTTCGCGCTGCGCCGCTGGGCGACGGCTGGGGGTGGGACGACCTCCAGTGGTACTACGGCGCGGAAGTGAGCGCCCTTTCCGTCGCTGATAACCATGTAACGTTGACCGTCAAGCCGACGCGCCCCGGCGAACTCGTTCAGGCGACGTTCACCCCAGTGACGGACTATGTGACGCTGCGCAACGGCGCGACGACGGCGGCCAGCAAGGATGCCGACACCTTCGGACTGCATCGCGGCTTAGCGGACAACGAAATCGAGCTTTATGGGCGGCTTCCCGCCAACGGCGGGCGCGAGTTGGGCGTCGCCGTGCATGATCCGGCGCGGTTTGCGGCACATTTGTTTCGGGACATGCTGAGGCGGCGCGGAATTGTGGTACGGGGTGGGGTGCGGCGCGCCGACGCCAACCTGCGCCAGCGGCAGCCCCTTGAGCTGGAAAAGCTCAAGGAAATCGCCTGCATTGAATCACCGCCGCTGGCGGTGTGGGTGCGGACGACCAACAAAATCAGCTCGAATCTCTTCGCCGAGCTGCTCTTACGGCATCTAGGTAAGGCGCGCGGCTCGGCCAATCAAGATGCCGATGCGGCCGGTTGTGAAGTCATCGCTGACTTTATGCGGCGGATCGGTGCGCCGGTCGCCGAACTGAAAATCCGCGACGGTTCAGGCCTGTCGCGCCTCGACAATCTCACTCCGACGGCGCTAACGACGCTCCTGCGTTACATGCGCAAGCATCCGACGTGGGATGTTTTCTACGACTCGCTGCCGATTGCCGGCAAGGATGGCACATTGCGCAACCGGATGAAGGGCACGCGCGCCGCCGACAACCTGCGCGCTAAGACCGGTACGCTGGATGACGTGAGCGCGCTGGCCGGCTACGTCGTTGCTGCTGACGGCCGGGTACTGGTGTTTAGTTTTATGTCAAATCACCTCAACACGGCGCAGATGGCTGGCGTCACCGCTGGCGACGACCTCGGCAGGGCGATGGCTGAATACACCAGCGCTGCCGACCAATGA
- a CDS encoding TRC40/GET3/ArsA family transport-energizing ATPase, producing the protein MRIIIYTGKGGVGKTSVAAATALLAAERGLRTLVMSTDPAHSLSDSLDVPLGPEPVRVADRLDALETNVYRDLEENWGLVRAHFAEILASQGVDGVLADESAILPGMEELFSLTRIRKYRESGEYDLLVVDAAPTGETLRLLSMPQTMNWLMRLVRGLEASLVRPIVRPLANATPGLRKYMASEAVFLEVDRMFRNLEVMHDILCDGSTTTVRLVMNAEKMAIKESKRALTYLNLYGLLSDAIVVNRLLPVHENSGFLEGWKAVQQRYLAEIEDSFQPLPILRAPMYASEVVGMDRLRVLARDLFGDSDPAARLYGERPFEMCKSEHDCRIRIRLPFLEPDRLETWIAGDELVIQIGNQRRMVGLPTSMIGLEPTHAEYQNEWLSICFEAPVGVG; encoded by the coding sequence ATGAGAATCATCATCTACACCGGCAAAGGCGGGGTTGGAAAAACCAGTGTTGCGGCGGCGACGGCGTTGCTGGCCGCCGAGCGTGGTTTGCGGACGCTGGTGATGAGCACCGACCCAGCCCACAGTCTGTCAGACTCGCTGGACGTGCCGCTGGGGCCAGAGCCGGTGCGAGTCGCCGACCGGCTAGACGCCTTGGAAACAAATGTTTACCGAGACCTTGAAGAAAACTGGGGTCTCGTACGGGCGCACTTTGCTGAAATTCTCGCCAGTCAGGGCGTGGATGGCGTTCTAGCAGATGAATCTGCGATCCTGCCCGGCATGGAAGAACTGTTTAGTCTGACGCGGATTCGCAAGTACCGGGAAAGCGGCGAGTATGACCTCCTTGTGGTGGATGCCGCACCGACCGGCGAGACACTGCGGCTGCTTTCCATGCCTCAGACCATGAACTGGCTGATGCGCTTAGTGCGCGGGCTGGAGGCGTCGCTGGTGCGTCCAATCGTCCGCCCCTTAGCCAACGCCACGCCGGGGTTACGCAAGTACATGGCGTCGGAAGCGGTGTTTTTAGAAGTTGACCGAATGTTTCGCAATCTGGAGGTCATGCACGACATCCTGTGCGACGGATCGACGACCACCGTTCGCTTGGTGATGAACGCCGAGAAAATGGCGATCAAAGAGTCCAAGCGGGCGCTGACGTACCTGAATCTTTACGGCTTGCTTTCGGACGCGATTGTAGTGAACCGCCTGTTGCCGGTGCATGAAAACAGTGGGTTTTTGGAAGGGTGGAAGGCGGTGCAACAGCGGTATCTGGCGGAAATTGAGGACTCGTTCCAGCCGTTGCCAATTTTGCGCGCGCCGATGTACGCTTCGGAAGTTGTCGGAATGGACCGGCTGCGGGTGCTGGCGCGCGACCTGTTCGGTGACAGCGATCCGGCGGCGCGGCTCTACGGCGAGCGTCCCTTTGAAATGTGTAAATCGGAGCATGACTGCCGGATTCGTATTCGGCTGCCGTTTCTGGAGCCGGACCGGCTTGAAACGTGGATCGCCGGTGATGAACTAGTCATCCAGATCGGCAACCAGCGGCGTATGGTTGGGCTGCCAACCTCAATGATTGGTTTGGAGCCAACGCATGCCGAGTACCAGAACGAATGGTTGAGTATTTGTTTTGAAGCTCCGGTCGGCGTTGGCTGA
- the mpl gene encoding UDP-N-acetylmuramate:L-alanyl-gamma-D-glutamyl-meso-diaminopimelate ligase, with product MAHYHLIGICGTAMASLAGMLLARGHEVTGSDANVYPPMSDELARLGIPVALGYDPANLVRKPDVVVVGNAIRRGNPEVEYVLERRWRYASLPEVLKQEFLWGKRVLVVTGTHGKTTTTALAAHVLTIGGLEPTFLVGGVAENFGASFRVTDSDYVVLEGDEYDTAYFDKGPKFMHYLPEIGVVNNVEYDHADIYPNLEAVKLAFRRFVNLLPRTGACVVGIDSPHAREVVSRSFAPLESFALDAPDAVWRAHDVAYTATGMRFSVTRRGEPFGTFELPTFGDFNVRNALAVIAAATFWGVAPERIVKGLATFRAVKRRMQLRGEVGGVAVIDDFAHHPTAVRETLTALARRFRGRPLTAVFEPRSWSSRKRVFQAVYAEAFDAARRVVVAPVFGREEVADDDRFSPEQLVADLTARGIEAAAVPSVDAIVAYLLPRLAPNEVVAVLSNGGFGGLPDKLLAALRAKAG from the coding sequence ATGGCCCACTATCATCTCATTGGTATCTGTGGAACAGCGATGGCCTCGCTTGCTGGGATGTTGTTGGCGCGCGGCCACGAAGTGACCGGTTCGGACGCCAACGTGTACCCACCGATGTCGGACGAACTGGCGCGGTTGGGCATACCAGTGGCGTTGGGCTACGACCCGGCGAATCTGGTGCGCAAGCCGGATGTGGTCGTCGTCGGGAACGCCATTCGACGCGGCAATCCGGAAGTTGAGTACGTTCTGGAACGGCGCTGGCGTTATGCCTCGCTGCCGGAGGTGCTCAAGCAGGAATTTTTGTGGGGCAAGCGGGTATTGGTTGTGACCGGAACGCACGGCAAGACGACGACGACGGCGCTGGCGGCGCATGTGCTGACCATCGGCGGTCTTGAGCCGACATTTCTGGTGGGCGGCGTCGCCGAAAACTTCGGAGCAAGCTTTCGCGTGACGGACAGCGACTACGTGGTGCTGGAAGGCGATGAATACGACACGGCCTACTTCGACAAGGGGCCGAAGTTCATGCACTACCTGCCGGAAATTGGCGTCGTCAACAACGTCGAGTACGACCACGCAGACATTTATCCAAATCTGGAAGCGGTCAAGCTGGCGTTTCGGCGCTTTGTCAACCTGCTGCCACGTACCGGCGCGTGCGTCGTAGGAATTGATTCGCCGCATGCCCGCGAGGTAGTTTCCCGCTCATTTGCGCCGCTGGAGAGCTTTGCGCTTGATGCGCCCGACGCCGTTTGGCGGGCGCATGATGTGGCTTACACAGCGACCGGCATGCGGTTCAGCGTGACGCGGCGCGGCGAACCATTTGGAACGTTTGAACTGCCGACTTTTGGCGATTTCAACGTCCGCAACGCGCTGGCGGTCATCGCGGCGGCGACGTTCTGGGGCGTCGCGCCGGAGCGAATCGTCAAAGGGCTGGCGACGTTTCGGGCCGTTAAGCGCCGGATGCAACTGCGGGGCGAGGTTGGCGGCGTCGCCGTCATTGACGACTTCGCTCATCATCCCACGGCGGTACGGGAAACGCTTACGGCGCTGGCGCGGCGTTTTCGGGGGCGACCGCTAACGGCGGTGTTTGAGCCGCGTTCGTGGTCGTCGCGCAAGCGAGTGTTTCAGGCAGTCTATGCCGAGGCGTTTGACGCGGCCCGGCGCGTGGTCGTCGCGCCGGTTTTTGGTCGTGAAGAGGTGGCCGACGATGACCGGTTTTCACCGGAACAACTGGTCGCCGACTTGACGGCGCGCGGCATCGAAGCGGCGGCCGTTCCTAGCGTGGATGCAATCGTGGCGTATCTGTTGCCACGCCTAGCGCCGAACGAGGTGGTGGCGGTGTTGTCCAACGGGGGCTTCGGCGGCTTACCTGACAAACTACTGGCGGCGCTCCGCGCCAAAGCCGGTTGA
- the chlG gene encoding chlorophyll synthase ChlG codes for MANQYASQICPAPLTLSRADFWRAVLELMKPLTWFAPMWAFLCGAVSSGAAPTGEFLWKLFLGAILAGPLMCSMSQVMNDYCDREVDRLNEPQRPIPSGRITETQGLWLCTLLTVASFGMAWVVGAWPVLAITIAAFVMSLLYSAPPVRGKRNGWFGNALVSFAYEGVAWATGCLAVSGAFPPASVVGAVLYSIGAHGIMTLNDFKSVPGDTALGIRSVPVQLGIPRAARVACHIMNLPQLACVGVLVWYGAWLWAGVLFGLLVAQLPLQVKLVRDPEARAPWYNATGTTLYVLGMMAYAIAIR; via the coding sequence ATGGCTAATCAGTACGCATCGCAGATTTGCCCCGCTCCATTGACCCTTTCACGGGCCGATTTCTGGCGCGCGGTTCTTGAACTTATGAAGCCGCTTACGTGGTTTGCGCCGATGTGGGCATTTCTGTGCGGAGCGGTGAGCAGCGGCGCAGCCCCAACTGGGGAGTTTCTTTGGAAGCTCTTTCTGGGCGCAATCTTGGCCGGGCCGCTGATGTGTTCGATGTCGCAGGTGATGAACGATTACTGCGACCGCGAAGTGGATCGTTTGAACGAACCGCAGCGTCCGATTCCATCGGGACGCATCACGGAAACGCAGGGTTTGTGGCTGTGTACGCTGCTAACGGTCGCCTCCTTTGGCATGGCGTGGGTGGTCGGCGCATGGCCGGTGCTGGCGATTACTATCGCCGCCTTTGTGATGTCGCTGCTGTACAGCGCCCCGCCTGTCCGCGGTAAACGCAATGGGTGGTTCGGCAATGCGCTGGTGAGTTTCGCCTATGAGGGCGTGGCGTGGGCGACGGGTTGCCTAGCGGTCTCCGGGGCGTTCCCGCCCGCCAGCGTCGTCGGCGCAGTGCTCTACAGCATTGGCGCGCACGGAATTATGACGCTCAATGACTTCAAGAGCGTGCCCGGCGATACGGCGCTAGGCATCCGTTCGGTGCCGGTGCAGCTTGGCATTCCACGGGCGGCGCGGGTGGCTTGCCACATCATGAACCTGCCGCAACTGGCCTGCGTCGGCGTCTTGGTGTGGTACGGCGCATGGCTTTGGGCAGGCGTGCTGTTTGGGCTACTTGTCGCCCAACTGCCCTTGCAAGTGAAGCTCGTGCGCGACCCTGAAGCGCGCGCGCCGTGGTACAACGCAACCGGTACGACGCTCTACGTCTTGGGCATGATGGCTTACGCCATCGCCATTCGCTGA
- a CDS encoding S46 family peptidase — protein sequence MYRKLLAGSLALALSSGWLLTPTRAEEGMWLPDAISALPLAKMRAKGFALKPEDIYNPNGPSLKDAIVIIDGGTGEFVSPEGLLLTNHHVAFDGIASLSTPEKDYVANGFVAKSRAEELPTPGYTVQVLDVMKDVTKEMLDGVTPDMSATDREKRLSENRKKLVDANTAPNRQAQVVEMNSGLQYYLYVYDVFPDVRMVYAPPKNIGYYGGDPDNFEWPRHCGDFTFFRVYADKNNRPAAYAKDNVPYRPKKYLTISLAGYKEGDFTMVMGYPGRTNRYREAASVETSERIQIPLLIDFFTGQIAALEEAAKADRKTALALASQIFSLSNSLKAYQGAQRTLRRVQFLERRRKEEAALAQFIAGSPANQAKYGDVIPKLTKLNEEYRPFVPTDFLLPRLPGFASQVAGAANLAVTRALEAEKPAAERNPQVEAQVKRVKDTLSNLFRDRNPTLERRRLVAMFELADKQPAGARVAFLDRLFEGKTGEARAAAQEELARRIVESPYYDTPGRLQLLFELSASQLRALDDPGVNFLLALAPEAEAARKRVERFNAEVSALRARYIEARAASRGTQLIYPDANRTLRFTYGEVKGYTPKDGAIYRYYTTLFGVVEKDRGVEPFDAPQAVIDLHRRKDHGRYFEPRFGDVPVNFLSTNDIIGGNSGSPILNGRGEMIGVVFDGNFEGLGNDFLYDGDAQRTISVDIRYVLFLTEKMAGADYLFKEMTFAPASGAAPRR from the coding sequence ATGTATAGGAAACTACTCGCCGGAAGTCTCGCCTTAGCGCTGTCCTCCGGCTGGCTTTTGACGCCTACGCGGGCGGAGGAAGGCATGTGGCTGCCGGACGCCATCAGCGCTCTGCCGCTCGCCAAGATGCGCGCCAAAGGGTTTGCACTTAAGCCCGAAGACATTTACAACCCGAACGGGCCAAGCCTTAAGGACGCAATTGTGATCATTGACGGCGGGACAGGGGAATTCGTCTCGCCGGAAGGTTTGTTGCTCACCAACCACCACGTCGCCTTCGACGGCATCGCCAGCCTGAGTACGCCGGAAAAGGACTACGTCGCCAACGGCTTCGTCGCCAAAAGCCGCGCCGAGGAACTGCCGACGCCCGGCTACACGGTGCAGGTGCTTGATGTGATGAAGGATGTCACCAAGGAGATGCTCGACGGCGTGACGCCGGACATGTCGGCGACCGACCGCGAAAAACGCCTGAGCGAAAACCGCAAAAAGCTGGTGGACGCCAACACCGCGCCGAATCGTCAGGCGCAGGTCGTCGAGATGAACAGCGGCTTGCAGTACTACCTGTACGTCTATGACGTGTTTCCCGACGTGCGGATGGTTTATGCACCGCCGAAAAACATCGGCTACTACGGCGGCGACCCGGACAACTTCGAGTGGCCTCGTCACTGTGGCGATTTCACCTTCTTTCGCGTTTACGCCGACAAGAACAACCGCCCGGCGGCGTACGCCAAAGACAACGTGCCGTATCGTCCGAAGAAATACCTGACGATTTCGCTGGCCGGCTACAAGGAAGGCGATTTCACGATGGTGATGGGCTATCCGGGCCGGACCAACCGCTACCGCGAAGCCGCGTCGGTTGAAACCAGTGAACGCATCCAGATTCCGCTGCTGATTGATTTCTTCACCGGCCAGATTGCGGCGCTCGAAGAAGCCGCCAAAGCCGACCGGAAGACAGCGCTGGCGCTCGCGTCGCAGATTTTCAGCCTTAGCAACTCGCTCAAAGCCTATCAGGGCGCGCAGCGGACGCTGCGTCGTGTCCAGTTTCTTGAACGACGGCGCAAGGAAGAAGCCGCGCTGGCGCAGTTCATCGCTGGTTCGCCGGCAAACCAGGCCAAGTACGGTGATGTCATTCCAAAACTCACCAAGCTCAATGAGGAGTACCGCCCGTTTGTCCCCACGGATTTTCTGTTGCCCCGCTTGCCGGGCTTCGCGAGTCAAGTCGCCGGCGCTGCGAATCTGGCTGTGACGCGCGCCCTCGAAGCCGAAAAACCGGCGGCGGAACGCAATCCACAAGTTGAGGCGCAGGTCAAGCGCGTCAAAGACACCCTGTCGAACCTTTTCCGCGACCGGAATCCGACGCTTGAACGGCGACGACTTGTCGCCATGTTTGAGCTGGCCGACAAGCAGCCCGCCGGCGCGCGCGTGGCGTTTCTAGACAGGCTGTTTGAAGGCAAAACAGGCGAGGCGCGCGCGGCGGCGCAGGAGGAACTCGCCCGCCGGATTGTGGAATCGCCCTACTATGACACGCCGGGCCGCTTACAGCTGTTATTTGAGCTGTCGGCGTCCCAACTAAGGGCGCTTGATGATCCTGGCGTCAACTTCCTGCTAGCGCTGGCCCCGGAAGCGGAGGCGGCGCGCAAGCGGGTGGAGCGTTTCAACGCCGAGGTGAGCGCGCTTCGGGCGCGCTACATCGAGGCGCGGGCGGCTAGTCGCGGTACTCAACTCATCTATCCGGACGCCAACCGGACGCTACGCTTCACCTACGGCGAGGTCAAAGGCTATACGCCCAAGGACGGCGCAATCTACCGCTACTACACGACGCTCTTTGGGGTTGTTGAAAAGGATCGCGGGGTGGAACCATTTGACGCGCCGCAGGCGGTGATTGACTTGCACCGGCGCAAGGATCACGGCCGCTATTTCGAGCCGCGTTTCGGCGACGTACCTGTGAATTTCCTCTCAACCAATGACATCATTGGTGGGAACTCCGGCAGTCCGATTCTCAATGGACGCGGGGAAATGATCGGCGTCGTCTTCGACGGGAACTTCGAGGGTCTTGGCAATGACTTCCTGTATGACGGCGACGCGCAGCGCACCATCAGCGTGGACATTCGCTACGTGCTGTTTCTGACCGAGAAGATGGCCGGCGCGGATTATCTGTTCAAGGAAATGACCTTCGCCCCGGCGAGCGGTGCCGCGCCGCGTAGGTAA
- the mutS gene encoding DNA mismatch repair protein MutS → MKFSRDQAYLATDRQGGSESVSTATTPMMRQYLAIKAQHPGTLLFFRLGDFYEMFFDDAKVAARELDLTLTARHKDTAQPVPMCGVPHHAAAGYIAKLVERGYRVAICEQTEEPTGKTKLVERAVVRIVTPGTSIEEQLLQGADNRFLAALAGSAQATAVALLDATTGEFLVTEIRSDGHLEAALNLLERFDPREVLAPQSLGPLLASAFPPAPSPDTSTDDTRAQPPRFSAALTLAEDWRFAPDTGATLLCEHFGVLSLDGFGLEGKPHAIGTAAAVLRYLRETQMTDARHVAGVSWFETSTTLELDTLTLKNLEVIAGAAGGRRNALLGVLDDTVTGMGARLLKQWLLRPSLELPVVNARLDAVAELHQNPMQRDGLRQLLRRIQDIERLVGRLSLNMATPRDAAALRESCAHLPALKERLLTCTSSLLVTLGETLDTCADLHQRIAETLVDAPPTKLDDGQVVRPGFSQELDELRAVRHDASGAIAAIEQRERERTGIASLKVRFNNVFGYYIEVTKANLKYVPSDYERKQTIANGERYTTPELKRLEAQLRDAEARLVALETQIFQELRAFLVEHAARLQAAARIVATLDGVAALAEVAARRRYVRPELHAGDELLIEDGRHPVVEAYTTRFVPNDVRMNNSTDRLLIITGPNMGGKSVFLRQVGLIVLMAHAGSFVPARRARIPLTDRIFTRIGASDNVAHGRSTFMVEMTETARILNATTPRSLVLLDEIGRGTATFDGLSIAWAVCEYLHDDARHAAKTLFATHYHELVDLARVLPGVRNVQLAVSEQNGDIIFLHRVIEGSANKSYGIEVGRLAGLPPAVVTRAREILANLEANELDVLGKPKLARHLPARRGKAQRDQPTLFEAANEAVLEELRALDIGALTPETALLVLRRLQERLV, encoded by the coding sequence TTGAAATTCTCCCGTGACCAAGCTTACTTGGCGACTGATCGGCAAGGAGGCAGCGAGTCGGTGTCCACGGCGACAACCCCGATGATGCGCCAGTACTTAGCCATCAAGGCGCAGCATCCCGGTACGCTGTTGTTTTTTCGGCTGGGCGACTTCTACGAAATGTTCTTCGACGACGCCAAAGTGGCGGCGCGCGAACTGGATTTGACGCTCACCGCCCGCCACAAGGATACGGCGCAGCCCGTGCCGATGTGCGGCGTCCCGCACCATGCGGCCGCCGGTTACATTGCGAAACTTGTTGAACGTGGCTACCGCGTCGCCATTTGCGAGCAAACAGAAGAGCCGACCGGCAAGACGAAGTTGGTTGAACGCGCCGTCGTCCGCATTGTGACGCCCGGCACATCTATCGAAGAGCAGCTTCTTCAAGGCGCAGACAATCGCTTTCTGGCGGCGCTGGCGGGGAGCGCGCAGGCGACCGCCGTCGCCCTCCTGGACGCGACGACGGGGGAATTTCTGGTTACGGAAATCCGTTCTGACGGCCACCTCGAAGCAGCGCTCAACCTGTTGGAGCGTTTCGACCCGCGCGAAGTGCTCGCCCCGCAGTCGCTGGGGCCGTTGCTGGCATCGGCGTTTCCACCCGCGCCGTCGCCCGACACTTCCACCGATGACACGCGCGCCCAACCACCCCGCTTTTCCGCCGCACTGACCTTGGCCGAAGACTGGCGGTTTGCGCCGGACACCGGTGCAACGCTGCTCTGCGAGCATTTCGGCGTCCTGTCGTTGGACGGCTTTGGGCTTGAGGGCAAACCTCATGCCATCGGGACGGCGGCGGCCGTTTTGCGTTATCTACGCGAAACGCAGATGACTGATGCGCGTCATGTAGCCGGCGTCAGTTGGTTTGAGACCTCAACGACGCTGGAGTTGGACACGCTGACGCTCAAGAATCTGGAAGTCATCGCGGGCGCGGCCGGCGGCCGGCGCAACGCCCTGCTCGGCGTGCTGGACGACACCGTAACTGGCATGGGCGCGCGTCTGCTCAAGCAATGGTTGCTGCGCCCGTCGCTGGAACTTCCCGTCGTCAACGCCCGCCTTGACGCCGTCGCGGAGCTGCACCAAAACCCAATGCAGCGCGATGGCTTGCGCCAACTGTTACGGCGCATTCAGGATATAGAACGTCTGGTCGGGCGGCTTTCACTCAACATGGCGACGCCGCGCGACGCGGCTGCGCTACGGGAAAGTTGCGCCCATCTGCCAGCGCTCAAGGAGCGGCTGCTCACCTGTACGTCGTCCCTCCTCGTGACGCTTGGCGAGACGTTGGACACCTGCGCCGACCTCCACCAGCGCATCGCCGAAACGCTGGTGGATGCGCCGCCCACCAAACTTGACGACGGTCAGGTGGTGCGTCCGGGTTTCAGTCAAGAACTTGACGAGCTACGCGCAGTGCGTCATGACGCAAGCGGCGCTATCGCCGCCATCGAACAACGCGAACGCGAACGAACCGGCATCGCCTCGCTCAAGGTACGGTTCAACAACGTCTTTGGCTACTACATCGAAGTCACCAAGGCGAATCTCAAATACGTCCCAAGCGACTACGAGCGCAAGCAGACCATCGCCAACGGCGAACGCTACACGACGCCGGAGTTGAAGCGGCTGGAAGCGCAGTTGCGCGACGCCGAAGCGCGGCTTGTCGCGCTTGAAACGCAAATCTTTCAGGAGTTGCGCGCGTTTTTGGTCGAACACGCGGCGCGCTTGCAGGCGGCGGCGCGCATTGTGGCGACGCTTGACGGCGTGGCCGCGCTGGCGGAAGTCGCGGCGCGGCGGCGCTATGTCCGGCCGGAGCTGCACGCCGGTGACGAACTCCTTATTGAGGACGGCCGCCATCCGGTCGTCGAGGCGTACACAACACGCTTCGTCCCCAATGACGTGCGCATGAACAACTCAACCGACCGGCTGCTGATCATCACCGGGCCGAACATGGGCGGGAAGAGCGTCTTCCTGCGGCAGGTTGGTCTGATCGTCCTGATGGCGCATGCCGGGTCGTTCGTCCCTGCACGGCGGGCGCGCATTCCGTTGACGGATCGTATCTTCACGCGCATCGGCGCGTCGGACAACGTCGCGCACGGGCGCTCGACCTTCATGGTGGAGATGACCGAAACGGCGCGCATCCTGAACGCGACGACGCCGCGCAGCCTCGTCCTGCTGGATGAAATCGGACGCGGGACGGCGACCTTCGACGGGCTTTCAATCGCATGGGCGGTGTGCGAGTACCTCCACGATGATGCGCGTCATGCGGCGAAAACGCTCTTTGCCACGCACTATCACGAACTTGTTGACCTGGCGCGAGTCCTGCCCGGCGTCCGCAACGTTCAGTTGGCGGTTTCCGAACAAAATGGCGACATCATTTTCCTGCACCGCGTCATAGAAGGCAGCGCCAACAAGTCGTACGGCATTGAGGTTGGGCGACTCGCCGGGCTGCCGCCGGCGGTCGTGACGCGCGCGCGGGAGATTCTGGCCAACCTTGAAGCCAATGAGCTTGACGTACTGGGCAAGCCGAAGCTGGCCCGACATCTGCCGGCGCGACGCGGCAAGGCGCAGCGCGATCAGCCAACGTTGTTTGAGGCCGCCAATGAAGCCGTTCTTGAGGAACTGCGCGCGCTGGACATTGGCGCGTTGACGCCGGAGACGGCGCTGCTCGTGCTGCGCCGCTTGCAGGAACGGCTGGTGTAG